Genomic DNA from Amycolatopsis alba DSM 44262:
CGGTGACGGTGACCCTGGTCAATACGCGCCGCGTGGGTGTCTACGCCCTGCAGGACGCAGCCTGTTTCTTCCAGTCCGAGCTGGAGGTATTCAGCACGGAGGGAACGCGACCGTTCGTCGAGCGAAGGGCTTTGCTCGAAGCGGTCGACGACGAACACGCGTTGAGTCGGCTGTTGCACCGGCACGCGCCCAATTTCGCCACCGGTCACGGCTGCTCGGTCGCCTGGGACTGGACGGCTCCGCCGATCCGGACTCCCATGCACGCACGTGCTGCGGTTTCGTCCGTCCGTACGGAGTTCATGCCCAGCCATGAGGTGCTCCTGACCGACTCGAACCCGGATATCGACGCCGACGCACTCGGGATGCATCGGCTCGGGAATGGAAGCGTCGAAGAGGTCGGCGAGGCTCTCGGCGGCCTGCTCGACGGGTACTCGAACTGGATCGAGGACCGTCGGCGAGAGATGCTCGAGCTGAAGGGGACGGAATACGACAACGTCGCGCGAGGGCAGATCGAGTTCTGCACCCGAGCGCTCGAGCGGATGCGGCGCGGAGTCGCGTTGCTCGAGGATCCCGAACAGCCGCTGCCGTTCGAGGCGTTTCGTCTGGCGAATCAGGCGATGAGCCGCCAACGCGGCCGGGCCGACTGGATCGAAAAGGGGCGAGCGGGTTCGCCCGATCCCGAAGCAGGCCAGTGGCGCCCCTTCCAGGTCGCTTTCATGTTGCTTTGCCTGGAAGGCATCGTCGATCCGCACCATGAGGATCGGGAGATCGCCGACCTGCTGTGGTTCCCGACCGGTGGTGGCAAGACCGAGGCCTATCTCGGCCTTGTGGCATTCACCGTCTTCCTCCGCCGTCTCCGCGATGGTGAGCACGGTGGAGGCGTGACCGTGTTGATGCGCTACACCCTGCGCTTGCTGACTCTCCAACAGTTCGAGCGTGCGGCGGCGTTGATCTGTGCCATGGAGCGGGTTCGTGCCGAGCGGAGCGAGGGTGACCTCGGCACCACTCCCGTGTCGATCGGCATGTGGGTGGGGAGGTCGGCGACCCCGAACAAGCTCGATCGGGCGCAGGCGAGGCTCGACGAGCTGCGGGCGAAACCGGACAAGCCGCTGCAGAAGGAAAACCCGGTGCAGCTTCACTCCTGTCCATGGTGCGGAGAGCCTTTGAGCGCCACCGACTACAAGGTACGTCTTCGAGCGGCTCGCATGATCGTCCGTTGCCCGCACGGCGACTGCGAGTTCAACAGTGACGCGGGCTTGCCTGTGCATCTCGTGGACGAGGCCGTGTACGACGCCCATCCGACACTTGTCATCGCCACAGTGGACAAATTCGCCTCCATGCCTTGGCGACCCGAGACGGCTGCCCTGTTCAACCGCGATCTCGGTACGGAGGTGCGGAAACCGGAACTGATCGTCCAAGACGAGCTGCATCTCATCTCCGGGCCTCTGGGCACTCTCACCGGTCTCTACGAGACGGCAGTCGACGTCTTGGCGGACCGGCCCAAGGTCGTCGCCTCGACCGCGACGATCCGGCGTGCGTCGGGGCAGGTGGGAGCGTTGTTCGATCGGAAGTTGGCCCAGTTCCCGCCTGCGGGTCTCGACGCGCGGGACTCGTGGTTCGCGGTGGAAACCCCGCGGTCGGACAAGGCATCTCGACGCTACATCGGGTTGCTCACGCCTGCCACGAGTCAGGCGACTCTGCTCGTCAGGACCTATGCGGCCCTGTTCCATGCCGTGTCGCGAACCGCGACCGACCTCGCGGTGAGTGATGCCTACTGGACGCTCGTCGGATACTTCAACAGCCTGCGCCTTCTTTCGGCGGCCGAACTGCAGGTACTCGACGACGTGCAGGATCGCATGGAGCTGTTGGCCAAGCGGGATTCGAACAAGGCGCGGTCCATAAAGGCTCACATCGAACTGAGCAGTCGTGCGGACTCGAGCGCCGTTCCCCATTATCTGAAATTGCTCAAACGTACGTTGCCGGAGGACAAGGCTCTGGATTTGCTGCTGGCGACGAACATGATCTCCGTCGGGGTCGACATCGACCGGCTCGGTCTCATGGCCGTCATGGGGCAGCCGCAGACGACGGCCGAGTACATCCAGGCGACGAGTCGGGTCGGTCGTCAGCATCCCGGCCTCATCGCCGTCATGCTCAACTCGGCGCGTTCGAGAGACCGATCCCATTACGAGAACTTCCCCGGCTTCCACTCGGCTCTCTACCGTGAGGTGGAGTCGACGAGTGTGACGCCCTTCTCTGCTCGCGCTCGTGACCGTGGCTTCCACGCGGTCGTCGTCGCGCTCACCCGACTGACGATCACGAAGGCGTCTCCCAACGACGCGGCCGCCGACATCGAGACCTTCCTGCCCGAGATCAACTCGACCGTCCGACCCGCGATATTGAGCCGAGTCGAGTCGGTCGATCATAAGGAGTTGAAAGCGGCAGAGGAGTGCTTCGACGATTTCATCACTTGGTGGCGTGAGAAAGCGGAGGACGAGCCAGGTCTGGTGTATGAGCCCAAGCGGGGAACCCGGCAGCCTTCACTGCTGAAGAGCTTTGACAGCGGCGAAGACGACAGGAGCTGGGACACGCTCTGGAGTCTCCGCGATGTCGATGCCGAGTCGACACTTTTTCTCGAGAAACGGTAGGGACGAACGGATGACTCCTCCTCCATCCTCCAGGGGCCGTGGCTCCGGTGGCCCAGCTCGTCCGCGGGCGCGCAAACTCGGTGCGGTGCGGCGTTCCCAGCTCGTCACCACGTACGGGGTCGGAGCGATGATCGCAGTCGAAAACGAGTCGTTCATCGTCTCCGGGATCGACTCGTGGAACATCGACGATGCGCCGATAATCAACGAAGGCAGGCTTGC
This window encodes:
- a CDS encoding helicase-related protein; translation: MTASRHAAHYALRTELRAALRADLLGPEGSAEEVLASDAPVTAYPIGVLFPQIEESDQPAEEDGVDTPPDIVRGDDPEQGETDLGIALANQRKPSSMGMTFAVDADVAAVVYAKVRVATYVPEDEEGRVVEPHRGEARSIKEQRERWRRLPVEFGPVQIDVTKPGMSGTEFGNELELRTLVRPADVNGVVSVTVTLVNTRRVGVYALQDAACFFQSELEVFSTEGTRPFVERRALLEAVDDEHALSRLLHRHAPNFATGHGCSVAWDWTAPPIRTPMHARAAVSSVRTEFMPSHEVLLTDSNPDIDADALGMHRLGNGSVEEVGEALGGLLDGYSNWIEDRRREMLELKGTEYDNVARGQIEFCTRALERMRRGVALLEDPEQPLPFEAFRLANQAMSRQRGRADWIEKGRAGSPDPEAGQWRPFQVAFMLLCLEGIVDPHHEDREIADLLWFPTGGGKTEAYLGLVAFTVFLRRLRDGEHGGGVTVLMRYTLRLLTLQQFERAAALICAMERVRAERSEGDLGTTPVSIGMWVGRSATPNKLDRAQARLDELRAKPDKPLQKENPVQLHSCPWCGEPLSATDYKVRLRAARMIVRCPHGDCEFNSDAGLPVHLVDEAVYDAHPTLVIATVDKFASMPWRPETAALFNRDLGTEVRKPELIVQDELHLISGPLGTLTGLYETAVDVLADRPKVVASTATIRRASGQVGALFDRKLAQFPPAGLDARDSWFAVETPRSDKASRRYIGLLTPATSQATLLVRTYAALFHAVSRTATDLAVSDAYWTLVGYFNSLRLLSAAELQVLDDVQDRMELLAKRDSNKARSIKAHIELSSRADSSAVPHYLKLLKRTLPEDKALDLLLATNMISVGVDIDRLGLMAVMGQPQTTAEYIQATSRVGRQHPGLIAVMLNSARSRDRSHYENFPGFHSALYREVESTSVTPFSARARDRGFHAVVVALTRLTITKASPNDAAADIETFLPEINSTVRPAILSRVESVDHKELKAAEECFDDFITWWREKAEDEPGLVYEPKRGTRQPSLLKSFDSGEDDRSWDTLWSLRDVDAESTLFLEKR